The nucleotide window CGACCGTCGTCAGTCAGCGGGTCTCATTATAAGAGTCACGTTCGCTTCGCGTCATCGAAAGTGCTTGCGGTGCGAATTAGTCACTCTTATTATAAGAGCAACAAATTCACCCGGTGATTTGGCGTTCGCTTCGGGTGGCACCCCGTCCAACTACGTAAGGAAACACGCATGTCTTCCCATCCCATCTCCCGGATCTTCGTCGTCGGCGGCACCGGCGCACAGGGCCTGCCCATCATCAGCGCGCTCGTCGCCGACGGTAAATACGCCGTTCGCGCGCTAAGCCGCGACCCCGAGTCCCGGCGGGCCAAGGCGCTGCTCGCGCTCGGCAACGTATCGATCCTGAAAGGCACGTTTGCCGACGAAGCGGTGCTGCGGGAAGGCTTCAGAGGCTGCGATGGGGCCTACATCAATCTCGACGGGTTCAACACTGGAGAGAAAACAGAGATCTACTGGGCCATTCGGGCCTACGAAATCGCACTGGAGGAGGGCATCAAGTTCTTCGTGTACGGCAACCTTGACTACGCATTGAAGAAGGCTGGCTACGACTCGCGCTTTCGCGTCGGCCACTACGACGGCAAAGGCCGCATTGGCGAGTGGGTGCTGTTCCAGAACCAGACCAACTGCGAACGCATGGGCGCGGCGGTGTTCACCACCGGGCCGTATATGGAGATGGCCATTTCAGCCATGACGCCGATGATGCCGTTCGTGGAAGCGGGTGTACTGACGTGGCGCGTGCCGCTCGGCAACGGCGCGGTGCCGCACGTCGCCTTGGCCGATTGCGGCTTCTACGCGCGGTGGCTGTTCGACAATGCCGAGCGTGCGAACGGGATGAACCTCGAAGTCGCGATCGAGCCCGTCGAGTACCGCCGACTCGCCGAGGCCTTCGAGCGTGTGACCGGGCATCCGGCGCGGTACATCGACACCGATCTGGACACCTACTGGAACGGCCCACTCAAGACCGCCGCACTCCGTCCCGCCGGCTACAACGCCGATCCGAACGACAACAGCACGATGAGCTTCCGGGACAACTTCACCGGGTTCTGGAATGTCTGGAAACACAACGTGATCCAGCGCGACTACGCGTTGCTCGACGAAATCCATCCGAACCGCATCCGGACGGTTGAACAGTGGTTGCGGCATGAGGACGCGCGTGGCCGGCAGCAAGGGCTTGGGAGCCTCTGGGAACGCGTGCAACCGGAGACGATGTTCAAGTCGCCGCCGCTCCTGAAGTTGCTCGAAGACGGCGGCAAGGGCGCGCTGTGATACCCGGAGTGCGCGCCCGTGCGGTTCAACCGGCGACGTCAGAACGTATGACGCACCCCGGCCATCACCCCTAACTGGTTCACCCCCGCGTTCGGCGAGGCCCCCGCGCCACCTTGGCTGAGGGTGTACGCCGCGCGTGCGCTGTTGAACAGATAGCCGGTTTGCAGGTACACGGCCGAGCGACGTGAGAGCAACCACGTGCCGCGCAATGCGGCAATGGTCCCGCGGGTATCGTGTTGCGCGTTCACGATGCGATACACGCCGCCGTCGATCACATACTGCGGTGCCAATGTGTACGACGCCGTCAGATAGAACATGTCCGAGTTGACCCCGGGCAGCCCGGCCGCGTCGGTACTCACGCGCCGTCCGAGCCACCCGCCGCCGACTTTCCAACTGCCGCCTTTGACATAGCCATTGATCTGAATGCGGGTGTCGGTCGCGCCACTGCCTGCGATTGCGACGGGGGCCACACCGTCGAAGAAGTTTGCCGCCGCACCCGGCCCGCCGCGCTGTTGATCGTAGGCGGTGGCAACGCCGAACGACGCCGTGTCGTAGCGCAGCATGGCCGACCACTGGCGGCACGCCGGGGAGCCGTTCGCCCCGGTGCCGTTCCCCGCGCAGGTGCCTTGCCCCGGCGAGTTGCCCGTGCCGCCGTTGTCGCGCCCGAACGACCATGTCGCGCCGAACGTCAGGCCCTGCCACGTCTGTTTGTAGGCAACGCTGTTATCGCTCCGGGCATTCGGGATGTACGCGTCGAATGACCCGAGCCCGCCGTAGATGTCCGGCCCGAGAATGTCCGCGTCGGACAGCGCCCAGAACGTCATCGAATACTGGCGCCCAAAGCTCAGCGTTCCCCAGTCGTTCTGTAACCCGACCCACGACTGGCGGCCGAACAGCCGTCCGCCCTGATTCACATCGCCAGCGCGCACATTGAACCCGTTCTCAAGCGTGAACAACGCGTGCAGACCACCGCCGAGATCCTCGTTGCCACGAATGCCCCAGCGAGAGGGCATCGTCCCTGTGATGCCGGGTACACGCCAGAGGCTATCGCCCGTCGGTCCGGCATGCGTGACGAATTCGATGCCCGTGTCGAGCACGCCGTATAGCTGGATGTTGCTCTGTGCGAATGCCGGACTCGCGTTCAAACAGGCGAGCGCCGTCGCCGTTACGCCCATCAGGCGCACCGTTGCTGCTTTCATTGCTGTCTCCTCAGTCGATGCCAGTGTGTCTGGTCTGTTGTGCCGACGCGCTCAGGCGCGGGGGGTGTCGGCTATCGTGCCGGTGGCGGTATCGGTATTACGGATGAAATCGGCGGGCACCTCGGGGCCCCACAAGTACAGGGAGTCTTCCGGGTCGAAGTCGCCGGCGGGCCATGTCTGGTCCTTCGCGACGTAGTCGATGTCAGCCGAGTACTCACTGAACGATCCCCACGGGTCCTGCACGTAGTGGAAGTAGTTCGAGCCGAGCACGTGGCGCCCTGTGCCCCAGCCATGGCGGTAGCCCGCCGCCGCCATCTGCGCAGCGCCATTGCCGACTTCGTCCAAGCTCGCAACGTCCCAAGAGCAGTGATGCCAGCCGCGCGCGTGACTCTTCGCGAAGGCCACCAGATGGTGGTCACAGCCGTGCGGCGCATGCGTGAAGGCGATGAGATCCTGCGAGCGGTCCGACAACCGAAGGCCGAGCGCGTTGCTGTAGAACGCGAGCGAACCCAGAACGTCAGGCGTAAAGAGCAGCACATGCGACAGGCGACGCGGCCGTACCTGCACTACGTCGTGCCGGCAATGCGTGCCTCGCGCACCGTTGGCGGTGGAATTCAGCGTGAACGACGGTTTCACGTCGGGCGATGTCTTCACACCGACCCGCACGCCGATCAGGTTGCCGTCGGGGTCGCGGAACCAGAAACCGGTGTCGGGAGGGCATCCGCTGGTGGCCATGAGCGATGCCGGGGCGTCCGCAGCGGTCGCCCCCGCTCGCACTACCTGTTCGCGCAGCGCATCGAAATCCTGCGCAAAGCAGTTGAATTGCAGATACGCAAGCGACTTGCCGTCCGCCGGCAGCACACGCGCCCAGCGATGGCCGTCCGCCGCGCGAAGCTCAAGTGCTTGACCGGGCGCGGCGGCTTCGCTCACTTCCAGACCGAATGCGGTGAAGAAATGCTGTGCTTGTGCCAGCGACGGCACGTTGAGTGCAAAGTGATCGATCGAATGCACGGCGCACGGCGTGCCGGGCAAGGGCGATGCAGTCATGACGTCCTCCGGGCAGAGACCTGCCGGGATCGCACGCAGTTCGCGCGATGCCGGCAGCAGGTAAGCATCAGGCGCGCGACTTGCGCAGCGTCACTTCATCGGCAATCGCGTTGCGCAACAGGCCCACGCGCTCGATTTCGACTTCGCATACGTCGCCTTCGCGCATCAGCAGCTTCGGCGTGCGCGCCCAGCCAATGCCCGAGGGCGTGCCGGCCACAATGACGTCGCCCGGCTCCAGCGTGATGGCCTGACTGATGACCTCGATCAGCGTCGCGACATCGAACACCATGTCGTCGGTGCTGGCCGACTGCACGACTTCGCCGTTCAGGCGCGTTTGCAACAGCAAGCCACGCGCGCCCGCCGGCAATTCGTCGGCCGTCACCAGATCGGGGCCGAACGCGCCGGTGGCGTCGAAGTTCTTGCCCATGGTCCATTGGGGCGTCTTGAACTGGTATTCGCGAATGGACCCGTCGTTAAACACCGAATAGCCCGCGACGTGATCCAACGCGTCTTCGTGACGGATATGGCGGCCGCCGCGACCGATCACCACGGCCAACTCACCTTCATAGTCGACCCCCTCGCTGTCGGGCACGTCCGGCCGGACGATGGGCGCGTCGTGTGCGACGAGGCTCGTGTTCACGCGAGTAAAGAGCGTCGGATAGTCCGGCTGCGCGTATTGGCTCTCGGCGGAATGGTCGCGGTAGTTCAGGCCGACGCAAAGGATCTTCGGCGGGCGGCGCAACGGCGCGAGCAAACGCACGGTGTCGGCACTGACGTGACGCGAGGACGTATTGGCCTTGGCGAACGCGACGAGATCGACGCCGTCGGCAAGCAGGTCTTCGAGGGCATATTCGCCAAGCACGCGGATGCTCTCGGCATCGCGCACACCGAGGCAGGACTTGCCGTCGAGTTCAAAGCTGACAAAACGCATGGTGACTCCAGAGAAAGAAAGATTGAGTGTGGGGAGCGATGGCCGCAGTTACGCGGACGCCATCTGACGGCGGTAGCGCAAACCGTTGGCGATCATGGCAATGCCGGCGATCACGGCCGGCACCGCGAACACGACGAACGACACCTGAACAGACGACAAGGCGGCGAGCAGCAAGCCACCGGTCATCGACCCGATGATCGAGCCGACACGCCCGACGCCAAGCGCCCAGCTCACGCCCGTGGCACGCGCCCGGGTGGTGTAGAAGCCGGCGACGAGCACGTTGGCGCCGGTCTGCGCCCCCGACAAACCGAACCCGGCGAAGAACACAGTGACGAAAACCAGCGTCGTCGAATGCAGCGACGTGCCGATGAGCGCAATGGAGACGGCGGCGACGACATAAGAGAAAGCGAGCACGACAAACGGATTGAACCGGTCCATCAGACGCGCATTGAGCAACGAGCCGAGCGTGCCGCCGATGGGCAGCATCGCGCCCACTTGCGCCGCATGTGCCACGCCGATACCGCTTTCGGTGAGTACCGTCGGCAGCCAACTGCTGATCTGGTAGTAGACCCACAACGTGCAGAAGAACGCCAGCCACAGCAGCAACGTGCCGGTGCGGTAGTGGGCGTTGAAGAGCGTCGCCACCGGGCGCTCTGCGACGGCGTTCGTGCCATTCGCACCATTCGCCCCTTCGGCCTGCTTGCGCTCCGCCGTGGCTTCCGCCGCAAAGGACGCTGCGCCACGCTCGCCCAGACGGGCCAGCGTGCGTTGCATCTGCTTCGCGAACGCCGGTTTACCGGCCATGAAGCGCAGCGACTCGGGCAATTGCCACGCCACGACCGGCACCAGCACGAGCGGCGCTAGGCCGCCGAAGATAAAAACGCCTTGCCAGCCGAAGTGCGGAATCAGCCATGCCGCGACATAGCCACCGCAGGCGAGTCCGAGCGTGAAGCCGCAAAACATGAGGGTGACGAGCCATGCGCGGTTATGCGCGGGACTGTATTCCGACGACAGCGTGATGGCGTTGGGCATAGCGCCGCCCAGTCCAGCGCCGGTCAGGAACCGGAGAAAGACGAGCCAGCCGACAGAGGGCGACCACGCGCACGCGAGGCTGCCGATACCGAACAGAAACATTGAGATAAGAATGACGCGCTTGCGGCCGATGCGATCGGCGAGCGGGCCGAAGAGAAAGCTGCCGATGGTCAGACCGAACAGGCCTGCCCCAAAGACCGGCCCGAGTTCGGCGGGGCTCAACGACCACTGGTGTTTGAGCAGCGGCGCAACATAGCCGACGCTGGCCACGTCGAAGCCATCGGCCGCGACGATCAGAAAGCAGAGGAAAAGGGTGAGCCGTTGCAGTGCCGTCATGCGCTCGCGCGTCTGGCTGCGCACGGCGGTGCCGGCACGCGTGGACGTTTGTGACGTCGAATCTACGTACATCGTTGTCTCCTGAAGGTAGCCGGCAGTGAAGCCACCGGTCTGCGACTGCCAGCGTCTGTTGTTCAAGCGCTTGGCCGGCATGTCACAACTGAATGCAACTGAAAAGCGATTAATGGAAGTGAGTCAGCGTTCCTGTCGTTGTTTGGTCAAGACTGCAAGATCGAATCCGCGGTGGCTTGTGCGGTGGCGGTAACCGGATCGAGCGGCTCCAGCGCAAGACAGCGGCGGGCGGCGTTCACGAAGGCGCTCTCTAGCGCATCGCCGCGCCACGCGACGTGAAGGTCAGGGCGGATCAACACGTAGTTGCGTTCGTAAAGCCGCTTGAGCAGCGCGGCGTCAGCGGACGCCGGGACGACAACGGCAACGTCGCCGAGCACGTTACGGGCGGTTTCCACTGCGCTGGCGTCCGGTGTCTGACCATCCACACAGAGCAGCGTGAACTGCGGTCCCATCGCGTCATACAGAGAGCTGCCGTCGGCAAGCCACGCGTGCGGTGCGCGGTGCCCGGGGCGCGCGCATGGCACGTAGAGATTGGCGTTGTCGGCGGGCGGGCTGCCGGGTTCCGCTGTCAGGAGCGGTGACGACTCATATCGTGTGCCCAGATGGACACCGGGAATCACGAACTCGTGGCGCGCGTGAAACGCGAGGTACTCGCCGACCGCGCGCCTTGCCGCGTCGCCTGCCGGGCCTTGTTCGTAGGCTTCGCGGGGCAGGGCGACGTAGCCGATGCTGTCGGCGAAGTTGCGTGCGAACGCGGTGTTGCGCTCCCCGGCTGGGCGTCGTTCGGCGTCGTAGCTCTGGGCGAGTGCGTCACCGGCACTGCCGCGCACCAGCGCGACGAGCTTCCACGCCAGATTGGCGGCGTCGTCGATGCCGGTGTTGTAGCCCAGCCCTCCGGTCGGCGTGAACAAGTGCGCCGCGTCACCGCAGAGAAATGCGCGGCCGACGACGAGGCGCTCCGCGACGAGGGCGTGTCCCGCCGTCCACGTGGACGAACTCTTCACTTCGAACGGAATATCGGCACCGAGCGCCTGCGCGATGCGTGAGCGCACGACATCCTCCGACGGCGTTTCATCGTCCTGAAGTTGCACGTTCATGATGAAGTGACCCCGGCCGTCTACGGCCACGATCAAAGCACGCTGCGTGGGGCCGAACGTCCAGTATTGCCAAGCCGGTGCCTTGCCGCTCGCGTCGACGAGCGTCGGCGCGTAGAAATAGACGGCCTCCATTTGCCCGCCCATGAACGATCGCTTCTCACTGGCGACGCCGCCGTAGCGAAGCCCCAGCGAGCGCCGCACGAAGCTGCGCGGGCCGTCGCAGCCGACGACGTAGCGGGCGCGTACACGACGCACCTGCGCCGGGCGATCCGGCGTGTGAGTCAGCGTAACGACCGCGCTCACGCCATCGGCATCTTGTGCAAGGTCGGTGACCGTCGCGTCGAAATGGACGTTACACGTCGATTGGCGACGTGCCGCATCGAGCAGCACCGGTTCTATATAGAGCTGCGAGCAACGATGGGGCGGCTCCGGGGTGGGCCACGTGAAGCTGTGCGCCTTGGCATAGGCCACGGCATCGCGCGACGCCGGTTGCGAGAGCCGGGCCAGTTCGTGACCGGAAATCGTCGTGAAGTAAGCCACGTCGGGGGACTGCTCCGGGGGGAGCCCCAACTGGCGAATATGGGCAGACACGCCGATGCGCCGGAAGTGTTCCATCGTGCGCGCGCTGTTGGCATTCGCGGCGGGGTGCTGGCTGGTGCCGGGCTTCGTATCGAAGACTTCCACACGCAGGCCCTGTTGCCCGAGCGACGCCGCCAAAAACAAACCCACGGGGCCAGCGCCCACGATCAATACATCGCAATCCATCGCCATCGTCTCCTGATGCTCATCTTTGTCACGTCTGTCACGACGTGTTGATGCAAAGGTACGCGGCCACGATGTATAAATCTATAAAATGAAAATCATAGAGATTATGAATTCAATGCATATTGTCGCGATGGCATAGTGGCGGCATCGCGGCGCACAGACGCCATCAGGAGACACGAGTGGAATACCCCGATCTGAACTTTCTCTATGTCGTCGAAGCGCTGATGGCAGAACGTAGCGTGTCACGCGCCGCACAGCGCCTCGGGCTGACGCAACCGGCGGTGAGTCACGCGCTAGGGCGGCTGCGCACGCGATTTGGCGACGATCTGTTCGTGCGGGCGGGCGCGGTCATGGCGCCGACGCCGACCGGTGAGCGCGTGGCGGATGGCGTCTCCCGCGCATTGGCATTGATCCGGCAGGATGTGCTGGGCGCACGCGCGTTCGAGCCGACGGACACGCGCCGCACGTTCTCGGTCTGTCTGAGCGACATGGGCATGATCGTCCTGCTGCCGAGGCTGCTCGCGGCGTTGGCCGAACATGCCCCGATGGCGACGCTGCGTCCGATTCAGGTACCCGCCGCCGAACTCGGTGCGGCGTTACAGGACGGCGAACTGGATCTGGCCATCGGCTATCTCGACCGGATGGGCGAGCATCTGCACCAGCAACGCCTGTTCACGCGGTCGCTGGTGGGCATCCGTCGCGCCGGGCAGAGCAAGCGGGGCAAAGCGGGGAGGGTGGCGGCCATGGATGCCGAGACATTCATGAATACGCGGCATGTGGTGGCCGCCACACTGGCGATGACCAACGAACTCCTCGCGAAAGAGCTACACAAGCGCGGCACCCGGCTGAACGTGGGGGTCGAAGTGCCTTACCTGCTGGCGGTGCCGAGTCTGGTCGCCAATTCGGACTTCATCGCCGTGATTCCGAACGAGTTGGCCGACCTGTTCGGCAAGATGGCCCACGTCGATGCGTTCGCATTGCCGATTGCCCTGCCGGACCTGACCGTGCGGCAGTTCTGGCATCCCCGGTTTCACAACGACGCGGCGCACCGCTGGTTCCGCAAGCTCGTGGCGGATGCCTT belongs to Pandoraea norimbergensis and includes:
- a CDS encoding NmrA family NAD(P)-binding protein, encoding MSSHPISRIFVVGGTGAQGLPIISALVADGKYAVRALSRDPESRRAKALLALGNVSILKGTFADEAVLREGFRGCDGAYINLDGFNTGEKTEIYWAIRAYEIALEEGIKFFVYGNLDYALKKAGYDSRFRVGHYDGKGRIGEWVLFQNQTNCERMGAAVFTTGPYMEMAISAMTPMMPFVEAGVLTWRVPLGNGAVPHVALADCGFYARWLFDNAERANGMNLEVAIEPVEYRRLAEAFERVTGHPARYIDTDLDTYWNGPLKTAALRPAGYNADPNDNSTMSFRDNFTGFWNVWKHNVIQRDYALLDEIHPNRIRTVEQWLRHEDARGRQQGLGSLWERVQPETMFKSPPLLKLLEDGGKGAL
- a CDS encoding porin — encoded protein: MGVTATALACLNASPAFAQSNIQLYGVLDTGIEFVTHAGPTGDSLWRVPGITGTMPSRWGIRGNEDLGGGLHALFTLENGFNVRAGDVNQGGRLFGRQSWVGLQNDWGTLSFGRQYSMTFWALSDADILGPDIYGGLGSFDAYIPNARSDNSVAYKQTWQGLTFGATWSFGRDNGGTGNSPGQGTCAGNGTGANGSPACRQWSAMLRYDTASFGVATAYDQQRGGPGAAANFFDGVAPVAIAGSGATDTRIQINGYVKGGSWKVGGGWLGRRVSTDAAGLPGVNSDMFYLTASYTLAPQYVIDGGVYRIVNAQHDTRGTIAALRGTWLLSRRSAVYLQTGYLFNSARAAYTLSQGGAGASPNAGVNQLGVMAGVRHTF
- a CDS encoding VOC family protein; its protein translation is MTASPLPGTPCAVHSIDHFALNVPSLAQAQHFFTAFGLEVSEAAAPGQALELRAADGHRWARVLPADGKSLAYLQFNCFAQDFDALREQVVRAGATAADAPASLMATSGCPPDTGFWFRDPDGNLIGVRVGVKTSPDVKPSFTLNSTANGARGTHCRHDVVQVRPRRLSHVLLFTPDVLGSLAFYSNALGLRLSDRSQDLIAFTHAPHGCDHHLVAFAKSHARGWHHCSWDVASLDEVGNGAAQMAAAGYRHGWGTGRHVLGSNYFHYVQDPWGSFSEYSADIDYVAKDQTWPAGDFDPEDSLYLWGPEVPADFIRNTDTATGTIADTPRA
- a CDS encoding fumarylacetoacetate hydrolase family protein, with amino-acid sequence MRFVSFELDGKSCLGVRDAESIRVLGEYALEDLLADGVDLVAFAKANTSSRHVSADTVRLLAPLRRPPKILCVGLNYRDHSAESQYAQPDYPTLFTRVNTSLVAHDAPIVRPDVPDSEGVDYEGELAVVIGRGGRHIRHEDALDHVAGYSVFNDGSIREYQFKTPQWTMGKNFDATGAFGPDLVTADELPAGARGLLLQTRLNGEVVQSASTDDMVFDVATLIEVISQAITLEPGDVIVAGTPSGIGWARTPKLLMREGDVCEVEIERVGLLRNAIADEVTLRKSRA
- a CDS encoding MFS transporter, whose protein sequence is MYVDSTSQTSTRAGTAVRSQTRERMTALQRLTLFLCFLIVAADGFDVASVGYVAPLLKHQWSLSPAELGPVFGAGLFGLTIGSFLFGPLADRIGRKRVILISMFLFGIGSLACAWSPSVGWLVFLRFLTGAGLGGAMPNAITLSSEYSPAHNRAWLVTLMFCGFTLGLACGGYVAAWLIPHFGWQGVFIFGGLAPLVLVPVVAWQLPESLRFMAGKPAFAKQMQRTLARLGERGAASFAAEATAERKQAEGANGANGTNAVAERPVATLFNAHYRTGTLLLWLAFFCTLWVYYQISSWLPTVLTESGIGVAHAAQVGAMLPIGGTLGSLLNARLMDRFNPFVVLAFSYVVAAVSIALIGTSLHSTTLVFVTVFFAGFGLSGAQTGANVLVAGFYTTRARATGVSWALGVGRVGSIIGSMTGGLLLAALSSVQVSFVVFAVPAVIAGIAMIANGLRYRRQMASA
- a CDS encoding FAD-dependent monooxygenase; protein product: MDCDVLIVGAGPVGLFLAASLGQQGLRVEVFDTKPGTSQHPAANANSARTMEHFRRIGVSAHIRQLGLPPEQSPDVAYFTTISGHELARLSQPASRDAVAYAKAHSFTWPTPEPPHRCSQLYIEPVLLDAARRQSTCNVHFDATVTDLAQDADGVSAVVTLTHTPDRPAQVRRVRARYVVGCDGPRSFVRRSLGLRYGGVASEKRSFMGGQMEAVYFYAPTLVDASGKAPAWQYWTFGPTQRALIVAVDGRGHFIMNVQLQDDETPSEDVVRSRIAQALGADIPFEVKSSSTWTAGHALVAERLVVGRAFLCGDAAHLFTPTGGLGYNTGIDDAANLAWKLVALVRGSAGDALAQSYDAERRPAGERNTAFARNFADSIGYVALPREAYEQGPAGDAARRAVGEYLAFHARHEFVIPGVHLGTRYESSPLLTAEPGSPPADNANLYVPCARPGHRAPHAWLADGSSLYDAMGPQFTLLCVDGQTPDASAVETARNVLGDVAVVVPASADAALLKRLYERNYVLIRPDLHVAWRGDALESAFVNAARRCLALEPLDPVTATAQATADSILQS
- a CDS encoding LysR family transcriptional regulator produces the protein MEYPDLNFLYVVEALMAERSVSRAAQRLGLTQPAVSHALGRLRTRFGDDLFVRAGAVMAPTPTGERVADGVSRALALIRQDVLGARAFEPTDTRRTFSVCLSDMGMIVLLPRLLAALAEHAPMATLRPIQVPAAELGAALQDGELDLAIGYLDRMGEHLHQQRLFTRSLVGIRRAGQSKRGKAGRVAAMDAETFMNTRHVVAATLAMTNELLAKELHKRGTRLNVGVEVPYLLAVPSLVANSDFIAVIPNELADLFGKMAHVDAFALPIALPDLTVRQFWHPRFHNDAAHRWFRKLVADALR